In Cytobacillus oceanisediminis, the following proteins share a genomic window:
- the bioD gene encoding dethiobiotin synthase, translated as MKGGIFIRSLFITGTDTDAGKTTAAALLLAYLTKKGIQAAAYKPVQSGAEIIHDVLCAPDVEFYKLANPELAASTTYLLKKPCSPHLAAREEEIEIEVNKIIEHYQRLSRENEFVLIEGAGGVIVPLRDDGYNMLDLMKELSAPVVIVARTGVGTINHTVLTAERLKQEGINVIGIIMNQMTIEDTKVEQDNIRMIELMTKVPVLGMIPYLENPLSAFGDSEMLEHLFSKLMEGDSN; from the coding sequence ATAAAAGGAGGAATATTTATTAGAAGTCTCTTTATTACAGGCACAGATACTGATGCAGGAAAAACCACAGCTGCCGCTCTTCTTTTAGCCTATTTAACAAAGAAAGGCATCCAGGCGGCTGCATATAAGCCTGTGCAAAGTGGAGCTGAAATCATTCATGACGTGCTTTGCGCACCAGATGTTGAGTTTTATAAACTGGCCAATCCGGAATTAGCAGCTTCCACTACATATCTATTAAAAAAACCATGCTCCCCGCATCTGGCAGCAAGGGAAGAGGAAATAGAAATAGAGGTTAATAAGATCATTGAGCATTATCAGCGGCTGTCAAGGGAGAATGAATTTGTATTAATAGAAGGTGCTGGCGGAGTCATCGTTCCTTTAAGGGACGATGGATACAACATGCTTGATTTAATGAAAGAACTGTCCGCTCCAGTTGTGATTGTGGCAAGGACCGGGGTAGGCACAATCAACCACACCGTTCTGACAGCTGAAAGATTAAAACAAGAAGGGATAAATGTGATCGGCATTATCATGAATCAGATGACAATAGAGGATACAAAGGTTGAGCAGGACAACATACGAATGATTGAGCTTATGACCAAGGTGCCTGTTTTAGGGATGATCCCATACCTAGAAAATCCATTATCTGCCTTTGGTGATTCAGAAATGCTTGAACATCTATTTTCAAAGCTAATGGAGGGGGACAGTAATTGA